In Candidatus Defluviibacterium haderslevense, the following are encoded in one genomic region:
- a CDS encoding beta-ketoacyl-[acyl-carrier-protein] synthase family protein yields the protein MIPRVAITGYGIISSIGNNKAITENSLINSNSGLRQTQYIDTIYQNVFPFGEVPYTNEELFQLAQIKKQIHLDRTSLLGIIAFNECIQHANISTFNNNAVFYNATTVSGLCEVENQYLDLIDHNQTSKLATDQFNLECAICTERIIEEVEFPGLATTLSTACSSSANAIIMGARNIELEISEMAICGGTDALSKFTINGFNSLKNMDPNPCAPFDENRNGLNLGEGAAYLVLESEFAALKRNATIYGYLKGYANISESYHATAPSPQGIGAQMAMQKALEKAKLQPKEIHYINAHGTATINNDLAEANAINNLFHNVPVSSTKPYTGHTLAAAGSIEAVISLMSIKLQTLFPTLNFKTPMQDVDFIPIQNLITKKIEHVMSNSFGFSGSNSTLIFSKS from the coding sequence ATGATACCTCGTGTTGCCATAACCGGTTATGGTATAATTTCAAGTATTGGAAATAATAAAGCAATTACTGAAAATTCATTAATCAATTCTAATTCAGGATTAAGACAAACTCAGTATATAGATACTATATATCAAAATGTTTTCCCATTTGGAGAAGTACCCTATACCAATGAAGAATTATTCCAATTAGCCCAAATAAAAAAACAAATACATTTAGATCGCACGAGTCTTTTAGGAATTATTGCCTTTAATGAATGCATTCAACATGCTAATATATCTACCTTTAACAACAATGCAGTCTTCTATAATGCAACGACCGTTAGTGGATTGTGTGAAGTAGAAAACCAGTATTTAGATCTAATAGATCACAATCAAACTTCAAAATTAGCTACCGATCAATTCAATTTGGAATGTGCAATTTGTACAGAAAGAATCATAGAAGAAGTTGAATTCCCTGGTTTAGCTACAACTTTAAGCACTGCATGTTCTTCCTCTGCGAATGCTATTATTATGGGAGCAAGAAATATAGAACTTGAAATTTCTGAAATGGCAATATGTGGAGGAACTGATGCACTTTCAAAGTTTACAATTAATGGTTTCAATTCTCTGAAAAACATGGACCCCAATCCTTGTGCACCATTCGATGAAAATCGCAATGGGTTGAACCTGGGAGAAGGAGCCGCATATCTTGTTCTTGAATCAGAATTCGCTGCCCTAAAACGGAATGCAACAATTTATGGCTATCTTAAAGGTTATGCAAACATCAGTGAATCTTATCACGCTACCGCACCATCTCCACAAGGAATTGGAGCCCAAATGGCTATGCAAAAAGCATTAGAAAAAGCTAAATTGCAACCTAAAGAAATACATTACATAAATGCTCACGGGACAGCGACAATAAACAATGATTTGGCAGAAGCAAATGCAATTAATAACTTATTTCATAACGTCCCGGTGAGTTCAACAAAACCTTATACCGGTCATACTTTAGCAGCGGCGGGAAGTATTGAAGCAGTTATTTCATTAATGAGTATCAAATTACAAACTCTGTTTCCAACTTTGAACTTCAAAACGCCCATGCAGGATGTGGATTTTATACCTATACAAAACCTTATTACTAAAAAAATCGAACATGTTATGAGCAATTCTTTTGGATTTAGTGGCAGCAATTCAACATTAATTTTTAGCAAATCTTAA
- a CDS encoding acyl carrier protein, which translates to MATETFKTQLKQDIITALNLPDIAPEDIKNDEALFGEGLGLDSIDSLELVVMLERKYEIKFEDPREARKVLISVNAIADYIDLIKHK; encoded by the coding sequence ATGGCTACCGAAACTTTCAAAACACAATTAAAGCAAGATATTATTACTGCATTAAATTTACCAGATATTGCACCTGAAGATATTAAAAATGATGAAGCTCTATTTGGAGAAGGCTTAGGATTAGACAGTATTGATTCATTAGAATTGGTTGTCATGTTGGAACGCAAATATGAAATCAAATTTGAAGATCCCAGAGAAGCTAGAAAAGTTTTAATTTCTGTAAATGCAATCGCAGATTATATTGATTTGATTAAGCATAAATAA
- a CDS encoding ABC transporter permease — protein MIKEWILLSRDRVGLLFLFLMPLILVVVMALLQDAPFKDYQDLKFEVLFLDHDKDLLGDQIKKGLIANKQFIIVDSLHQKSLTEEQLSKQINSGSYKIGIIIPTQASLSIKKMASKSATKIMEGLGVSIEAEDLSNIPDSANVELLFDPATKQSFRSALTYALEKIINQSQMQMMINYLTQSEDTTSNIVDVKAMQAIRITTFEKDNSSKNLTISNSVQHNVPAWSIFAIFFILIPIAGSMIEERENGIKLRMHLIPGNYTHLLIGKITAFMVVNVLQFTSMLWVGIYLMPYFGLPSLQLGFFAPTMMLLVAISFAASSFAVLIGNLFHTQNQALSFGAIIIVLMSAIGGIWIPVEVMPPFLQKLSYLSPLQWSLNGINDIFLRHGSWSDVMLEVILLMGFSIICLIITFFFRSKYIS, from the coding sequence ATGATTAAAGAATGGATCTTACTTTCTAGAGATCGGGTTGGATTATTATTTTTATTTCTAATGCCGTTAATATTGGTTGTGGTAATGGCTCTTTTACAAGATGCTCCCTTCAAGGACTATCAGGATTTAAAATTTGAGGTTTTATTTTTAGATCATGACAAAGACTTACTTGGTGATCAAATAAAAAAAGGATTAATTGCAAATAAACAATTTATCATCGTAGATTCACTTCATCAAAAATCATTAACTGAGGAACAACTATCAAAACAAATCAATTCAGGATCTTATAAAATTGGAATAATCATTCCTACACAAGCAAGTCTTAGTATTAAAAAAATGGCTTCAAAATCTGCTACAAAAATCATGGAAGGCCTTGGCGTAAGTATAGAAGCTGAAGATTTATCCAATATACCCGATAGCGCAAATGTTGAATTGTTATTTGATCCGGCAACAAAACAGTCCTTTAGATCAGCATTAACCTATGCATTGGAAAAAATAATTAATCAAAGTCAAATGCAGATGATGATAAATTATCTAACTCAATCTGAAGACACTACTTCTAATATCGTAGATGTGAAAGCTATGCAAGCCATTCGTATTACAACTTTTGAAAAAGATAATTCTAGTAAAAATTTGACCATTTCCAATTCAGTTCAACATAATGTTCCAGCATGGAGCATTTTTGCGATATTTTTTATCCTCATACCAATTGCAGGGTCCATGATTGAAGAACGTGAGAATGGTATAAAATTAAGGATGCATCTTATTCCAGGCAATTATACTCATTTGTTGATTGGCAAAATCACAGCATTCATGGTAGTGAATGTCCTACAATTTACGAGTATGTTATGGGTAGGCATATACTTAATGCCCTATTTTGGTTTACCTTCACTCCAACTTGGTTTTTTTGCCCCAACCATGATGCTATTGGTAGCAATTTCTTTTGCTGCCTCTTCTTTTGCTGTTTTAATAGGCAATTTGTTCCATACCCAGAACCAGGCTTTATCTTTTGGAGCAATTATCATCGTATTAATGTCCGCGATTGGGGGCATTTGGATACCAGTGGAAGTGATGCCACCCTTTTTACAAAAGTTGTCCTATTTATCACCCTTACAATGGTCACTAAATGGCATTAATGATATATTTTTGCGCCACGGCTCTTGGAGTGATGTTATGTTAGAAGTCATTTTATTAATGGGATTTTCAATAATTTGCTTAATAATTACATTTTTTTTCAGATCAAAATATATTTCATAA
- a CDS encoding ABC transporter ATP-binding protein, with protein sequence MHVNQLCKRFNGQTLNAVDHISFDIQQGEIFGLLGPNGAGKTTTINMLCGLIHMDSGDIIINGYNLSQLDQIKLQTGFVPQQNALFPKLTAFENLYYFAALYNIKKNQAIERINDLLKCFELHQHAAKLTNTFSGGMKRRLNLIAALIHNPKILILDEPTSGVDVQSRSMIIDYLKSYARQGNTVLYTSHLLDEAQQLCSYIGIIDHGRMVIQGQPEQLISDLGNSSRLDDLFIHYTGHQVRD encoded by the coding sequence ATTCATGTCAATCAACTTTGCAAACGATTTAATGGTCAAACCCTAAATGCCGTTGATCATATCTCTTTTGATATACAACAAGGGGAAATTTTTGGACTCCTAGGACCGAATGGAGCAGGTAAAACTACAACCATTAACATGTTATGTGGATTGATCCATATGGATTCAGGTGATATTATAATCAATGGCTACAACTTATCTCAATTGGATCAGATAAAATTGCAAACAGGATTTGTTCCACAACAAAATGCCTTATTCCCGAAATTGACCGCCTTCGAAAATTTATATTATTTTGCAGCATTATATAATATTAAAAAAAATCAAGCTATCGAAAGAATTAATGATTTGCTTAAGTGTTTTGAACTTCATCAACATGCTGCAAAATTGACTAATACTTTTTCAGGTGGAATGAAAAGAAGACTTAATTTGATTGCTGCCCTAATACATAATCCAAAAATATTAATTCTCGACGAACCAACCTCTGGTGTAGATGTCCAATCAAGATCCATGATTATTGACTATTTAAAATCATATGCCCGTCAAGGCAATACGGTATTATACACTTCACATTTACTCGACGAAGCTCAACAATTATGCTCCTATATTGGCATCATTGATCATGGCCGAATGGTGATTCAGGGTCAACCTGAACAGTTGATTTCAGATCTTGGTAATTCGTCAAGATTAGATGATTTATTTATTCATTATACCGGCCATCAAGTACGGGATTGA
- a CDS encoding BtrH N-terminal domain-containing protein — protein MNIPFHHHQSAHCESGVTSNLLYHYGLNVSEPLTFGIGSGLFFAHIPFIKVNGIPATTYRVWPGQIFKKCMSRLDISYTMKSFRTEKDAFDTLDQLLEQQIPVGMLTSVFYLPYLPQAFRFRFNAHNIVVFGKVGNSYLVSDPVMDYTTTISKEDLTLARFAKGVPEPNGKIYYINKIPSQINIESAIFKGIKQTSSWMTKIVIPIFGAKGISYLANKLIQYPNKYDQRKTIQYLGNIIRMQEEIGTGGAGFRFMYAAFLQEASKILNRTELSDTSKRLTAIGDLWRNFAYESGKICKQRSTELATFNELAALLKDISKQELTLFNELFKFKLK, from the coding sequence ATAAATATTCCCTTCCACCATCATCAATCAGCACATTGCGAAAGTGGAGTAACATCCAATCTATTATATCATTATGGCTTAAACGTTTCAGAACCTCTTACCTTTGGCATTGGTTCAGGTTTGTTTTTTGCCCACATCCCATTCATAAAAGTCAACGGTATTCCCGCTACAACCTATCGGGTCTGGCCTGGACAAATTTTTAAAAAATGCATGAGTCGGCTTGATATTAGTTATACTATGAAAAGCTTTAGGACTGAAAAAGATGCATTTGACACACTTGATCAACTATTAGAACAACAAATTCCAGTTGGGATGCTTACAAGTGTATTTTATTTACCATACTTACCTCAAGCATTTAGGTTTAGATTTAATGCGCACAATATTGTGGTTTTTGGAAAAGTAGGCAATTCGTATTTGGTTAGTGATCCGGTAATGGATTATACCACTACAATTTCTAAAGAAGACCTCACTTTAGCAAGATTTGCAAAAGGTGTTCCAGAACCTAATGGTAAGATTTATTATATCAATAAAATACCTTCTCAAATTAATATTGAATCTGCTATATTTAAAGGTATTAAACAAACATCTTCATGGATGACGAAAATTGTCATCCCAATATTTGGAGCAAAAGGAATTTCATATTTGGCCAATAAACTCATACAATATCCAAATAAATATGATCAAAGAAAAACAATCCAATATTTAGGCAACATCATTAGAATGCAAGAAGAAATTGGAACAGGTGGTGCAGGTTTTCGATTTATGTATGCTGCCTTTTTGCAAGAAGCATCTAAAATTTTGAATCGAACTGAATTATCAGACACTTCAAAGCGATTAACTGCAATTGGCGATTTATGGAGAAATTTTGCGTATGAGAGTGGCAAGATATGTAAACAAAGAAGTACAGAACTTGCTACTTTTAATGAATTAGCTGCTCTTCTAAAAGATATTTCAAAGCAGGAGTTAACATTATTCAATGAACTTTTCAAATTTAAATTAAAGTGA
- a CDS encoding beta-ketoacyl-ACP synthase III has translation MNQNVYITRASKFLPNLPISNDQMELYLGMIEGKPSKARPIVLRSNGIINRYYAITKDGISTHTNAQLSSAAIKNLFTETNDWAEVELLAAGTTSPDQLLPSHAAMVHGELNHNSMEIHSVTGACCAGIQALKYAYLSILSGQINCAVSCGSEKLSTWMLFSKFQAEHDKHHELHNNPILAFEKEFLRWMLSDGASAFLLKNKPEPNKINLKIDWIDIRSYANEMETCMFAGATKNADGSLTGFSDLNPNNWHEDHVFSLKQDVRLLGMNIVKYGGQFLEEIIKRRQINIQDYHYFLPHLSSEFFRDKIKQNLAEHQIDIPNSKWFTNLSQVGNVGSASMYLMIEELLNTNKLKIGEKILIMVPESARFSYAFASLTVV, from the coding sequence GTGAACCAAAACGTCTATATAACAAGAGCATCCAAATTTTTACCAAATTTGCCGATAAGTAATGACCAAATGGAACTTTACCTTGGCATGATCGAAGGAAAACCCTCTAAAGCTCGACCTATTGTATTAAGAAGCAATGGCATTATAAATAGATATTATGCAATAACTAAAGACGGAATAAGCACTCACACCAATGCCCAACTCTCCTCGGCAGCTATAAAAAATCTGTTTACAGAAACCAACGACTGGGCCGAAGTAGAATTATTAGCCGCTGGCACCACAAGTCCTGATCAATTACTCCCCTCCCATGCAGCCATGGTCCATGGTGAATTGAATCATAACTCAATGGAAATCCATTCCGTAACCGGCGCTTGTTGTGCAGGGATTCAAGCTCTTAAATATGCTTATTTATCTATCCTTTCAGGGCAAATAAATTGTGCAGTTTCTTGCGGATCAGAAAAATTATCGACCTGGATGTTGTTTTCAAAATTTCAAGCAGAACATGACAAACATCACGAATTACACAACAATCCAATTCTGGCCTTTGAAAAAGAGTTTCTGCGATGGATGTTGAGTGATGGAGCTTCAGCTTTTCTACTAAAAAATAAACCTGAACCCAATAAAATTAATTTAAAAATTGATTGGATCGATATACGATCATATGCTAACGAAATGGAAACATGTATGTTTGCCGGAGCAACAAAAAATGCAGATGGTTCACTTACTGGATTTAGTGATTTAAATCCAAATAATTGGCATGAAGATCATGTCTTTTCACTTAAACAAGATGTTAGATTATTAGGCATGAACATTGTCAAATATGGTGGACAGTTTTTAGAAGAAATAATAAAAAGAAGACAAATCAATATCCAGGATTATCATTATTTCTTGCCACATCTTTCCTCTGAATTTTTTAGAGATAAAATAAAACAAAATCTAGCCGAACACCAAATTGATATTCCAAATTCAAAATGGTTTACAAATTTAAGTCAAGTTGGAAATGTGGGTTCCGCTTCAATGTATTTAATGATTGAAGAATTACTTAATACCAATAAGCTTAAAATTGGTGAAAAAATATTAATCATGGTACCTGAAAGTGCAAGATTTTCATATGCTTTTGCTTCATTAACAGTTGTTTAA
- a CDS encoding dialkylresorcinol condensing enzyme DarA → MKPKILIIYYSQTGQTKRIATELFKDSDHLFEIEYEEIRPLKPFPFPWNSYAFFDCMPETVLMEPCTLNLPSLLDKHYDIVIIAYQPWFLSPSLPVSSFLQLPEVKKFLINKKVITLIGCRNMWINAQEKMKQLLITSNAQLIGNIVLEDKSPNLISVLTIMRWMFKGQKEASGLLPVAGIREYEFNNLKRFQSIIHRAVTTSNYTHLQNDIIANDGVNIKPSLILLEKRGNKSFNFFARFIKQKGNMGDIQRKPRVILYKYLLIIILFILSPISSLIAKIVSIINKKSLNTEIKYFQHVSAK, encoded by the coding sequence ATGAAACCTAAAATCCTAATTATATATTACAGTCAAACAGGTCAAACAAAACGAATTGCTACCGAATTATTTAAAGATTCAGATCACTTATTTGAAATTGAATATGAAGAAATCAGACCTCTGAAACCCTTTCCCTTCCCATGGAATAGCTATGCTTTTTTTGATTGTATGCCGGAAACGGTATTAATGGAGCCCTGTACTTTGAATTTGCCGTCACTATTGGATAAACATTATGATATAGTGATAATAGCTTATCAACCTTGGTTTTTATCACCATCACTACCCGTATCTTCTTTTCTTCAACTCCCTGAAGTAAAAAAGTTTTTAATTAACAAAAAAGTGATAACATTAATTGGATGTCGCAATATGTGGATCAACGCACAAGAAAAAATGAAACAATTACTAATTACTTCCAATGCTCAATTAATAGGAAACATAGTATTGGAAGATAAATCTCCGAATTTAATTTCCGTATTAACCATTATGCGTTGGATGTTTAAGGGACAAAAAGAAGCCTCTGGACTGCTACCTGTAGCTGGTATAAGAGAATATGAATTCAATAACTTAAAAAGATTTCAATCCATCATCCATCGTGCAGTTACAACATCAAATTACACTCATTTACAAAATGATATTATAGCAAATGATGGTGTAAACATTAAACCGTCACTCATTTTATTGGAAAAAAGGGGTAATAAATCTTTCAATTTTTTTGCTCGTTTTATCAAACAAAAAGGAAACATGGGTGATATTCAACGAAAACCCAGAGTTATACTTTATAAGTACTTATTGATTATCATTCTGTTTATCTTATCACCTATCAGTTCATTAATCGCTAAGATAGTCTCTATAATCAATAAAAAAAGTTTAAATACTGAAATAAAATATTTTCAACATGTATCTGCTAAATAA